The nucleotide sequence CCGGCACAACCCTCATCGTGGCGTCGTGAGTAACGACGACGGAGGCTCCCCGGGTTATCACTGGCCTGGAGAACGAGGGATAGAGAACGACGCTCTCCCGTGCCGACGGGCCGAGGCGGAGGTTGTCCCACGCGATCATCGGCAGCGTCGAAGCGAGAACAGTGGTGTCAAGCGTATCCGGCAGATAAAGTCCTGATCGATCAATCGCTGCCGGCGTATAGACGTTGATACGGGAAAAACTGTTCCGCGCTGTCGGTGGGTCAATGTGCTGGAGGAGGCTCGCCACGTAGCGGCCGATTCCGGTGCGTTGACCCTGGAGGCGCCACCCGCTTATGCCAAGCGTTATGCCCGCGCCCATTCCGACATCAGCTGATAAGTGCGACGTACGCCGGCTTCGGTCGAATACCGCGGCGTCCAATCGATAAGCGAGTTCACCGTGCGCATGTCGCATCGGAACTGCATGGGCCCATTCACTTCGCGGCCCTCGACCTCGATAGGACATCCGCTGATCTCCCGCAGCAGATCCACCACCTCGCCCACGGAATTCATAGTTCCGGTGCCAAGGTTCAGCGTCCCGCAATAGTCGGCGTCAAGCAGCTTCACAACTGCGTGAGCGGCGTCCTCGACGTAAATAAAATCGCGCTCAGGCCTGGTCGTCCAGACGGAGCCCGACCTGTTGTCGAGAAGCTTCCGTATCAGCACGTGGATGAGATCGTACCGCTCCAGCCGCGTCGGCCCATAGATGTTCGAGAGCCGTACGTTGATGATCGGGACCCAGGCCGAGTAGAACTTGCACGCTTCCTCCGCCATGAACTTGCTCAGGACATAGCGAGTACGGTACGGATCGATCGGCGCGTGCTCATCTACGGGTAGCGACAGCCGCTCACGGTCGTATAGCAGGATGGTGGAAAAGTGGATGAGCTTCCTGATCGGGTAGCGCTTAAGCTGCTCCATCGCCTGGACAAAGGGCGTCACGTGATAGTCGAATGCCGTCGGTTCGCCGGGTTCAAGCGAATCCTTCTCAAGATTGTAGTGATCGGTATTTCCGATTATGTAGATGACGCTGTCGAAATCCACACCGTTCAGTGGCCTGAGATCGGACAACGAATCGATGTGGATGTGACGATTTCCCGTCGTCGGTGCGGTCCGCCCTACCGAGATTATTTCAGGATAGTTGCCAAGGATGTACGGTCCGAGGAAGCCACTGCCCCCAAACAGGATAGTTCCAGCGCCGGAGCCACTGGCGCTTGCGCCCGAAGCCTTCACGGAAGAATGATCTCGCCGGCAAATCCCCGCTGCCTTAGCCGTGGAACGATCTCGTCGTGGTAATTCCACGCAAACAGCACCGCCGCGTCGGCCGGGCGCGAATCCTTGAACATGTGCTCCTCGTCCACTATCGGAATGTGGACACCAGGCAAATACCTGCCCATCCGCAGCGGATTGACCTCAGTGATGTAGTCGATCATTTCGGGCCCGAGACGGCAGTAGTTGCAGACCGTGGCCGCTTTGGCGGGCGCGCCGATTCCGATCACCTTGCGTCCGGCGCGGACGTGCGCGTGAACCGCGTCGAAAAGCCTTGATCGCTGTTGAGCCGTGTCGCGCGCGAAGCTCTCGTTGGTTGCGCGGTCGTACAACGCGGCCTCAGCCTCGTCGCGCTGCAGCTCGGCGACCGCCGGAGTAGCGGCGTGCTCCCCGGAGTGGCCGGCAAAAACGCGAATCGAGCCGCCGTACACCTCCGACCTCTCAACCTCGAAAACCTCCATGCCGTAGTCAGCGAACAGGTGCGCTAGCGGCTTCACGGAGTAGTATCGCAGATGCTGGTGAAACATGTTGTCGTAATGCCGCCGCGCCATGGTGTCGAGCCAGTACTGGGAATCCGTAGCGAACACGCCGCCCGGCGCCAGCAGTCGCTTAACCGCTGCCATCAGGCCGGCGAGGTCGGCGATGTGGCCGAACACCCCACAGGCCGTTATGGCATCCGCCCGGCCGTGCTCGGCAATTATCTCCGATACTGAGTCATCGTCGAAAAAAGCGTGCATCGTCGGAATGCCCTGTTCCCTTGCTATTCGCACGGGGTCGCCGGAAGGATCAACGCCCAGGTGCTTCACGCCGAACGGCACATACGCTTTCAGAAGCGTTCCGTCATTCGACCCGATGTCCACAGCGAAGGACTGAGCGGTAAGCCCCATCATCCCGACGAGCCGCGGCGGGAGGCTCTGCAGGTGCCGCGTTGCCGTCTGAGTCGTCCCGCTGACGAACGGAAAATTCTTGTAGACGATGCGCGGATTCACGATATACCCGAGCTGCGTCAATCCGCACCTCGGGCAATGATGAAGCTGCATTGGGTAGAACGTTTCGGGCTGATTGAGCTGAGCCCCGCCGAGCACGAGGTCGCCAACTGGTTGTGGTCCGACGTCGAGGCCAGGTATGGTCGGTTCGCGACAGATCTGGCAGCGTACGGGTCGCGGCTTGCTGCTGTCCCTCCTGGCGGCGAGCGGTTTCTTTCTGGATTGCACTTTCGGACTTGATGAAATCATGGGCGATCGCTGAAGAATGTTTGCAGGCAGTCGATGACATAATCGACGTCATCGTCCGTCATTTCAGGGTGACAACCTACATAAAAAGCGGTCTCGTTGAGGCGCGCCGCCACCGGGTACTCGGCGTCCAGGTTTCCGAACATCGACCGATAGACCGGCTGGTTGATGAGTGGAAGCAGGTATCTCGTCTCGACTCCGCGCTCCTCGAGAAACTGAATAGCGCTCGCACGAGTTAACGACGGGTCGGTCAACACGAGAGGATAGAACATGTACGCGTGATCCGTCTCGGGTCTGACTGAGGGCAGCTGAAGGCGGCCGCCCAGCGATGACAGCGCGGCATGGTAACGTGCGGCGGTCCGCTGCCGCCTCGCCCAGTGTTCATCCTTTTCTTCAACCTGCGCGACGCCGAGCGCGGCTTCCATCTCTGTCGCCCGGAAGCTGTGGCCCAGCCGGACGAACGAAAAGCGCCGGTCGGCCACTTGAAACAGGCCGGCGCCGCTCATGCCCGCGTCGTCGTCAATGCGGATGTAGATCGAGTCGCGCCCGTGATTCATGATGCTCTTCATCATCACCAGCAAGTCCGGATCGCTCGTGGTGCACACGCCACCGACGCCGGTCGTGATTATATGGGCGGCGTACGTCGAGAAGCAGCCAACATCTCCGAACGATCCAACTGGCCTCCCGCGGTACCTCGCGAACATCGTCTCTGCGGAATCCTCGACAATTCGAAGTCCATGCCTCTGCGCGATTTCGAGGATGGGATCCATATCGCACGGCATACCCCCAATGTGAACAGGCATGATCGCACGCGTGCGGGGCGTGACCCGGCGCTCCACGGCCCCCGGGTCAAGCGTGTAGTGACACGGGTCCACGTCGGCGAACACCGGGATCATGTTGTTGTAGAGCACGACGTTGGCGGTTGCGACAAAAGTCAGCGCGGGAACGATAACCTCGTCGCCGTCAGCCCAGCCGTACGTCTCCTTGAGCGCGGCGAGCGCGATCTGAAGGGCGCTTGTCCCGCTGTTGCTCATCAACCCGAAGCGACAGCCGTGCATTTCCGCGATCTCGGCCTCGAACCGGCTCATCATCGGACCGGATGTGATCCGGTTGCTATCGAGCACCTGCATCACAAGTTCTTTCGCGCGGGCAGACGTTCGAAAGCCGCCAACACCTATCTGCTGCCGCGCCGCTGTCATGGTCGAGGTTGGAACGGATGGGATGTATTGACGGATCGCTGGCAGGTTGCGCGCAAGCCGCGACTCGCAGCAGGCATGGATGCTGCGCCTGTCGGGCAACGTGTCGTAAATACTCGCGGCTCGTGTTACAGTCGTCAATGGGAAGTCCGCACGTTTTGTCAAATGCCATCAAAAAATGTTCGCTGCGACGTCCGCATGTTTACAGGCCGTGCCGAGGCCGGAGGTTTGCGCGAAACGCCGGGCTGAGTGGCATTCTGGCACTTCCGTTAGACCGATTCAGCTATGATAATTCCGCACCCAGTCTGGAGCGCCGCCCCACCGCATGGAGAGAGACCAGTCTGAAGGCGTGCTCCAGCAGGAGTGTGCTGCATGACGACTCCGCTACGCTTCTGCTTTCCCACGACGTTCTATCCGCCCTATAGTTTCGGTGGCGACGCGGTGGCGACGCAGCGTCTTGCGCGCGCTCTCGTGAACCGCGGACACCATGTGACGGTCGTCCATGACATTGACGCCTACAACACACTACACGACGGTCCGGCACCACCGGCGCCCGTGCGAAACGACGGCGTCGAAGTCATCGCCATCGAATCCGGCGCCGCGCCGTTGTCCCTGCTGCTGACCCAGCAGACCGGACGTCCCACCTTGAACGCCCGCAAACTCGGCGAAATCCTCGGCGACGGCCGCTTCGACGTCATCAACTTCCAGAACCCGTCTCTCGTTGGCGGACCCGGCTTGCTGTCCTACGGCGGCGTCGCAACGCGGCTCTACATGGCGCACGACCATTGGCTGGTGTGTCCGACCCACGTGCTGCGGAGGCATAACCGCGAACTGTGCGACCATCGCGAATGCTTCCGTTGTCAGCTCCACTACAGGCGCCCACCCCAGTTGTGGCGGTGGACCAGCTATCTCAACGACCAGCTTCGCCACATCCATGCGTTCATCGCGATGAGCGAGTTCAGCAGGGACAAACACTACGAGTTCGGATTTCCGCGCGTTATGGAAGTGATGCCGAACTTTCTCCCCGATCCGGATCCGCCAGCGACGATCGCAACGCCAGAAGCCATCTCTCCGCCGCCTCATGCGCGACCCTACTTCCTGTTCGTTGGACGCCTCGAGAAAATCAAGGGACTGGATCAGGTCATCCCGTTGTTCAGACAGTATCCGGACGCTGACCTGTTAATCGCGGGCGATGGAAATCACGCGGGCGCGCTTCGCTCCCTCGCCGACGGAAACGAGCAAGTGATTTTTCTGGGGCGCATACCGCTAGAGGATCTCAAACGCTACTACCGCCGCGCTGTTGCGACCATCGTTCCATCGGTGTGCTACGAGACGTTCGGGATCATCATCATTGAATCCTTCAAGGAACGAACACCGGTTATTGCGCGGCGACTCGGCCCATTCCCCGAGATAATGCGACAATCTGACGGAGGAGAGTTGTTCGAGACCGACGCTGAGCTGCTGAGCGCAATGCGCCGTCTGCAGTCCGACCCGGCCTACCGGGAGGAGAAAGCGTGCAGCGCCTATCGGGCTTACGTTGACCTTTGGTCCGAAAGTGTGGTGGTTCCGCGTTATCTCGACATCGTTGCGCGTGCGCGCACATGAGCGTGCGAGCAGTCCTCACGTATCACTCGGTAGACCCATCGGGGTCGGCGATTTCCGTGAGCGCGGAAGATTTTGGCCGTTGGTCGCCCGGAAACAATAAAGGGACTGGATCAGGTGATTGCCTTGTTCAGACAGTATCCTGAAGCCATCTGCTGATCGCTGGTGAAGGTAGTCATGGGGCTGCGCTCACTTCGCTGGCGGCGGGGCTCGACCAGGTCTCGTTTCTGGGGCGACTGCCACCCGACCAGCTCGGGAAATATTATCGGCACGCCGTCAGCACCATCGTGCCTTCGGTGTGCTTTGAGACGTTTGGCGTGATAATCATCGAGTCGTTCAGGGAGCGGACGCC is from Gemmatimonadaceae bacterium and encodes:
- a CDS encoding class I SAM-dependent methyltransferase produces the protein MTQLGYIVNPRIVYKNFPFVSGTTQTATRHLQSLPPRLVGMMGLTAQSFAVDIGSNDGTLLKAYVPFGVKHLGVDPSGDPVRIAREQGIPTMHAFFDDDSVSEIIAEHGRADAITACGVFGHIADLAGLMAAVKRLLAPGGVFATDSQYWLDTMARRHYDNMFHQHLRYYSVKPLAHLFADYGMEVFEVERSEVYGGSIRVFAGHSGEHAATPAVAELQRDEAEAALYDRATNESFARDTAQQRSRLFDAVHAHVRAGRKVIGIGAPAKAATVCNYCRLGPEMIDYITEVNPLRMGRYLPGVHIPIVDEEHMFKDSRPADAAVLFAWNYHDEIVPRLRQRGFAGEIILP
- a CDS encoding NAD(P)-dependent oxidoreductase codes for the protein MKASGASASGSGAGTILFGGSGFLGPYILGNYPEIISVGRTAPTTGNRHIHIDSLSDLRPLNGVDFDSVIYIIGNTDHYNLEKDSLEPGEPTAFDYHVTPFVQAMEQLKRYPIRKLIHFSTILLYDRERLSLPVDEHAPIDPYRTRYVLSKFMAEEACKFYSAWVPIINVRLSNIYGPTRLERYDLIHVLIRKLLDNRSGSVWTTRPERDFIYVEDAAHAVVKLLDADYCGTLNLGTGTMNSVGEVVDLLREISGCPIEVEGREVNGPMQFRCDMRTVNSLIDWTPRYSTEAGVRRTYQLMSEWARA
- a CDS encoding glycosyltransferase family 4 protein; this translates as MTTPLRFCFPTTFYPPYSFGGDAVATQRLARALVNRGHHVTVVHDIDAYNTLHDGPAPPAPVRNDGVEVIAIESGAAPLSLLLTQQTGRPTLNARKLGEILGDGRFDVINFQNPSLVGGPGLLSYGGVATRLYMAHDHWLVCPTHVLRRHNRELCDHRECFRCQLHYRRPPQLWRWTSYLNDQLRHIHAFIAMSEFSRDKHYEFGFPRVMEVMPNFLPDPDPPATIATPEAISPPPHARPYFLFVGRLEKIKGLDQVIPLFRQYPDADLLIAGDGNHAGALRSLADGNEQVIFLGRIPLEDLKRYYRRAVATIVPSVCYETFGIIIIESFKERTPVIARRLGPFPEIMRQSDGGELFETDAELLSAMRRLQSDPAYREEKACSAYRAYVDLWSESVVVPRYLDIVARART
- a CDS encoding DegT/DnrJ/EryC1/StrS family aminotransferase, with the protein product MTTVTRAASIYDTLPDRRSIHACCESRLARNLPAIRQYIPSVPTSTMTAARQQIGVGGFRTSARAKELVMQVLDSNRITSGPMMSRFEAEIAEMHGCRFGLMSNSGTSALQIALAALKETYGWADGDEVIVPALTFVATANVVLYNNMIPVFADVDPCHYTLDPGAVERRVTPRTRAIMPVHIGGMPCDMDPILEIAQRHGLRIVEDSAETMFARYRGRPVGSFGDVGCFSTYAAHIITTGVGGVCTTSDPDLLVMMKSIMNHGRDSIYIRIDDDAGMSGAGLFQVADRRFSFVRLGHSFRATEMEAALGVAQVEEKDEHWARRQRTAARYHAALSSLGGRLQLPSVRPETDHAYMFYPLVLTDPSLTRASAIQFLEERGVETRYLLPLINQPVYRSMFGNLDAEYPVAARLNETAFYVGCHPEMTDDDVDYVIDCLQTFFSDRP